GCCGATGGCGGCGACCCCGAGGACGACCCCGAGCAGGGCGCCGACGACAGCGGTCGCCAGCGTCGTCGTCGCGACCACGAGCAGCCGGCTTCCGGTGGAGAAGCCGACCGCGCCCAGCGTCGCCAGCGTTCGGCGATCGGCCTCGACGCGCATCCCGGCGGTCGTCGCCACCAGCAGCGAGCAGAGTCCGAGCGAGACCGCGAGCGCGAGCGCGCTCGTCGCGAGCGCGAGCCCGTCGCCAAACAGCGCGTCGACGTCGGGGACGCCCTGGCCCTCAAGGACGGCGCCGGGGAACGCCGCGTCAGCCCCCGCCTCGATCGCCGCGCCGTCGCCCCAGACCAGCACTGCGTCGGCCAGTCCGTCCGCGTCGGCGCCGGAGACCGACTGGAGGACGCCGAGTTCGACGAGCGCGACGGGTTCGTCGTCCTCGGGGCCGTCCTCGACGGCGACGACCGTCGCCGATTGGCTCTCGACGCCCCCGAGAGCGAGCTGATCGCCCGGCTCGACGTCGAGTTCGTCTGCAGCGGGCTGTGAGAGGACGACGGGCGCGTCGGCAGGGGTGTCCGCGAGGGTCTCGAGTGGAAGGTCGGCGACCGTCGCGGACTCGGGACCGGAGCCGTGGTCGGTATCGACGCCGACCGCCGCGAGGTAGGTGATATCGCCGTCGCGCTCGGTGCGAATCGGCTCCTCGAGGACGGGCGAAGCGTGATCGACCCCGTCGCGGTCGGCGAGTCGTGCGGCCCGCTCGCGGCTCTCGCCGAGGCGCGGTTCGCCGGCACCCGCGACCGAGCCGTGGACCCCGCCATCGTCGGCGACGATCCGGGCGTCGGCGTCGACCCCGGGCCCGTCGTCGTCGGCCAGCGCGAGCGCGACGCCGGTGACGAGCAGGAGGTTCGCGACCGTCAGCGCGACGACGAGGACGGTCGCGAGGGTCCGTCCTCGGGCCGTCGTCGTCTGGGTCCGGACCACGCCCAGCGCGAGCGTGAACAGTCCCCACCACCGGCTCGCGCGGGTCGCTATCGGGCTCGGCTCGGCGTTCGACTCCTGGTCTGGCTCCGACATCGGTGACTGTGCGTGTCGCGTTTCGGCGACCGCTACACGGCGGAGCAAACGGCGTCCCCGCCATTGTTTGTGAGTCGTTACCGTCACAGCGTCAGGACCGTTCGACTCGCGAAACAGTCCGCGCGAACCGACTGTATGCCCGTTCGGTTTCGGCACTCCGATCGCCCGATAGCTTTATCTCATTGACAGTTGTTACCACACACGATGGTCGGAAGACTCCTCGCCGTGCTGACCCTCGCCCTCCTGTTGTTGTTTCTGGCCGGCGGTCCGGCAGTCGCCGAGTTCACAGCCTCGCAGCTGTGTGGTCCCCTCGAGTCGATCCAGTGTTGAACCGCGCCGTCCAGTCGCAGTCGTCGGTCTATCGTCCCGATCCCCGGCGCGATCGCAGGATAGCTCGCAGTCTCCGGCACTGACGGCAAGTGTCTGTCTCAGTCGGTGGGGATCGGCGACCGCGCGAGCGGAACGTCCGCGGCGTCCTCGAGCGTGCGCTCGAAGAAGGCCCGGTGTTCGCGGATCCGTTGCTCGCTCCATTCCCACCACTCCAGATCGAGCAGGCGGGATCGGACCTCCGGGGGGAACCGCCAGCCGATCCGCTCGGCAGGTACCCCGCCGACGATCGCATAGGGATCGACGTCCCTGGTGACGACTGCCCCCGCGCCGACGACGGCCCCGTCACCGATCGTCACCCCCGAGAGGATCGTCGCACCCGTCCCGATCCAGACGTCGCTGCCGACGGTGATCGGCCCCTCGGCCGTCGGCGGGAGCTCCCCGTCCAGAACCTCCTCGTAGAACCGAATCTGTAACGACGGGCGATCGATCCGGTGATTTGTCTGCTGAAACGTACTCTCGCGGGCGATCGCACAGTAGTTGCCGAGCTCGACTTCGCCGACGAGATCGCAGTCGGGCTCGAGATTGGTTCGTCGCCCGATCGTGACGTCGCCGTCGAGAATACATCCCCGGCTCAACCGCGCGTGAGGGCCGATCTCGACCTGACGGCGGAGCAGACAGCCGATCGAGATCCGGGCCGAAGGAGCGACGTTGAGGTCGACCGACTCGACGTACCGGTTGAGCAGCTCGCGCGTTACCGGCGGGTAGCCGACGAGAGAGGCCGACCGTTCCACGAGGGAATCTAGACTCATGCGTATAGCTACCAGCCAACGTACCCTCGTTTATACTTTATCCGGCCACGCGGTAGAGTCATCGGTCGAGACCGTTCGCAGCCCGCGGTTACCGCGGGTAGGCGTTCCCTGTCCCCGTTTCGGTTTCGGAACCGAGCCGAGCCGATCGGGAGTTCGAGCGAGACGCCGGTGTCGTCCTCGGACTGGCGATCGTTGTGGTCGTCCGCTCCGACCGACCGACGAATCGACGGTTTCGGCGCCGCGGACGTACCGACGTGGGAATCCGCTCTCGGTGAACGGTCCGGTTACCGTTACTATCGTCGCAGTAACACTGGTTGGAGATCCGGGAGGTCGGTCCATAACAAACCGTGGGTCGGGGTTGGTGTCGGGTGGACCAATGGATCGACGAACCTATCTCGTGACCGCGACGGGAGCAGTCGTGGCGCTCGCTGGCTGCTCGGAAATGGGCGGCCCGGGGGAGACTGACGACGAGAACGGCGACGACGGCGCGGCCAACGGCGACGACGATCACGAGGAGACCGAGACGGAAGAAGAGGACGAAGAGGAAGAGGACGCCGATCACGGCGATCTGGTCGGCACCTACGACGACTTCGAGGACCTCGACCCCTGGGACGCGTTCCAGGACATTGGCTCGATCGAGGCCGACACGGAGCAGTACTACGAGGGCTCGCAGTCGGCTCACCTCCTCCCCGATTCCGAGGACGGGCAGGTCAGAGTTCGCCGCGAGACGGACGAGCCGATCGACATCCGGGACGTGGCACCGGGAGTGGCCATGACCGCCTCCGACAGCGGGATGGTGCTGATCCAGCTACAGGACGAGAACGGCGACTACGTGGAGTACAGCCAGCAGGTGATGGACAACATGCCGCTGGCACGGCACAACTTCGGACTCACCCGCGTGCGCGGTGATCCGAATCTCGAAGAGATCATCGTTCTCCAGATCATCCGCTGGTTCGGCGAGCCCGACGACGAGGACGAGGACGGCGATGGCGAGGAAATGTGGGTCGACGACTTCCACTTCGTGCCAAAGCCCGACACGCCGAAGGTGATGCTCCAGTTCCACGGCGGCTACGAAACCCACTACGAGGAGGCGATGCCTCGGGTCGCACAGTACGATCTGCCGGCGACGACGTTCGTGCCGCCGGATCGCCTTCGGGCCGACGCCGCCGTGGAAGGGGATCGGCTCACCGAAAGCCAGGTCGAGGAGCTCGCAGCGGAAGGGTGGACGATCGGCTGCCAGACCGCGAACGGGTCGCAGGTAGATTCGATCGACGAGGTCGGGGCCGAGGACGTCATCGTCGAGCCTGCGGAGTGGCTTGAGGACGAAGGGTACGCCGACGACGGCCGGTTCTTCGCGTTCCCCGGCTCGCAGTACACCGAGGAGAGCTACGAGCTCGTCCAGGAGAACTACGACCTGGCGTTCGCCGGCCAGACCCAGTCACAGGGGTACGCCGGCAACCCCCACCTCTGCTCGGTAGTTTCGAACCCGAGTGGCGACGAGGGCGGCGATCTCGTCGAGTGGACCGCCGAGATGGGCGGGATCACCTCGATCGGGTTCTACCAGCTCGAGGAGAGCGAGGCGATCGAGGGGCTCGAGTCGACGCTCGAGGCGCTCGAGGAGTACTCGGGCGAGATCGACGTGATTACGCCCGGCGAGATGGCCGACGACTACGTCTACTAAGCCGCGACGAGTCGGCTGGTCGGCACTCGCAGCTCGTTCGGACGCGCGACTTTGTATCATCAGGTCACTCCGCGGACGCGGTACGTCGGGAGCGATCGCCAGCACGGCGCCGACCGCAAGCGCGTAGCCGCCGCGTTCGATGCTCCAGTGGACGCCCCACATCACCGACACACGCACAGCCCAGCGACGAGAAGTACCGCGAGCCCCACCGCCAGGTAGCCGAGGCCGTCGCGGACCGGGCGGGTCTGTTCCACCGTCGCCCCAGTAGTACGCGACCGCGACGGCGAGCAGCGTCGCCGGATCGAACAGCCAGGGTTCGAGCACGCGCCGCGACTACGGGGACGGTCCGAAAACCGTTCGGCCGCGAGGCGCGCTCGGGGTCCGCCACCAGAGATTACTCTCGAGGCATCCGTAACGTCAGCAGCGTTCCGGCGCCGACGATCAGCGCCAGCAGGAGATAACCGGCGTCGAAGTACCCCCGCTCGGCGATCACGCCGAAGACGACCGGGCCCGACGCCCCCAGCACCGAGGCGCTCGAGCGGATCACGCCCAGACCCGTCCCCTGGATCTCCGCAGGGATGATCTCGGCGAGGTACGACTGGGTGATCGCGCCCGAGCCGAGCATCGTGCTCGCGAGGACGGTGACCCCGACGAGCCCGACGAAGCCGTCGACGAACGGCAACAGCGCGAGACCGACGACCGATCCCAGCAGGATCAGCGGAAGCGAGCCCCGGAGCCCGACTCGGTCGTAGGCCATCCCGGCGATCGGTTTGACGACGACGCCGACCGCAAAGAACAGTCCGAACAGGACGCCGGCGACCGTCGAGGACAGCCCCTTCTGTTCGACGAGGTAGGTCGGGTAGAACGCCGAGAACGTCTGCCAGACGAAAATAAAGAGAAAGAGGATGACGCCCATGATCGCGAGGACGGGGCTGCGGAGCTCCCGGATCACGTACCGCAGGTTCTCGCTCGAGGCGTCGCCGTCCTCGGGGTCGGGGGCTGGCAGCGTCAGCCAGATGACGACCGCGGTAACACAGAGCAACGGAAGGACGAAACCCAGGCCGAGCCGCCAGGCGACCGCGACCGCCAGGACGCTCGCGATCGGCGGCAGCACCGTCTGGCCGACGTCGCCAGAGGCCATCGTCACACCCAGGACCCGTCCGATCCGATCGGGGTAGAGTTCCGACAGCGCGGTGATCCGGGCGATAGGATACTGCGAGTGCCCCAGACCGACCAGCGCCGTCGCCCCGAACAGGACCGCGGCGTTGGGCGCAAACAGGACGACGGTGACGCCGACGACGACCATCGAGACGCTCGCGACCAGTACGGAGCGCTCGCCGTGGCGGTCCGCCAGTATCCCCCCGGGAACCTGCCCGATCGCGTAGCCGAGCCAGATCAGCGTGACGAGCAGACCGGCCGTCGAGAGCGTGAGGTCGAACTCGGCGCTGAAGTAGGGTAGCAAGACGGGGTAGATCATCCGGGTACCGTTCAGCAATCCCCAGCCGAGCGCGATAGCCAGCAACGTCTTTCCGGTCCCGCCGGCCCACAGGCCGGCCAGCTCGCGACGGATCGAATCCAGGCGACTCATTCGGCGTGTACGTGGGAAGGCCGGTCCCGTTGAAACCGTTTTAGTTCGAGGCGGTGGTTGCTGATTTCGAGTCGAGGGAGCGGTGCGTCGAAGACGGCGTCCTCGGGTCCAGCTTCCCGTCTCCGGGAGGCTCGTCCCGTTACTCCGTTCGCCCGGGGAGGTTCGACTTCCCGCGTTTGGGATCGAGTCCTCGCGGACGAGACGCACGGCGCCCCGGGTGTGGGCGGATACCCGCAGTCGACGGATCGACTGCGTTCGAAAGGGCGACTCCCCGTGTGCGAAGTGAAACGATAACACGCACGTACGGGAGGCGGGGAACGGACCCTCCCCGTGTGCGAAATGAATTGTCGGCACTGAAGCGGCGACTGGTCGGTTGCGGACCAACTCGAGCCGCGAATCGACTGGGGACCCCCCGTGTGCGAAATGAATTTCGAGCGGCGATCGCTCCGAAGACGGGGCGTCGGCGCGTCGATCGGCAGCGAACCGACACTGCGACCCCGACTCCCCGTGTGCGAGATGAATTCGGCGCCGCGGGAATCGGCTTCCGAGCGAGACGGATCGGGCTCAGTCCCCGTCAAAGAACTCGGCGATCTGGGCGTTGACGACCGATCTGAGCAGTTCGTCCTCGCCGTTGATCTCCTCGAGGCGGAAGTCCGTCCGCAGGGTCTCCGCGACGACGGCCGGATCGTCGACGAACGTGTACTCCTTGTGGACGCCGCTGCCGTACCCCCGGCCGCGTTTCTCCGAGGTGATGAAGTTGTACGTCTCGGCCTCGGTCATATAGCGGAGGTAGGAGTCACGGGATTTCTTGTCGGTCTCCAGTCGCTCGGTCAGATACTGGTAGACCCGATAGGCGACAGTGCTCGGAATCGCGTTCAGGTTCCGCTCGGCGTAGACGGGAACGATCGCAGTTGCGTACAGGGAGAGTTTCTTCTGGGTGGAGAGCCCCTGCATCTGAGTGAGGGTGCGGTCGCGCTCGGCCTCCTGCTGGGCGTCGCGAACGTGGTCCTCGCGGACCCGCTCTTCGCCGCGTCGGTTGGCGATCTCGCCGGCCTTCCGGAAGAGGTCGATCGCCTTCCGCGCGTCGCCGTGGTCCTGGGCGGCGAAGGCCGCGCTCAGCGGGATGATTCCGGCCTCGAGGACGCCGTCCTGGTAGGCGTCCCGTCTGCGGTCGAGGATCGCCTGGAGCTGGTTGGCGTCGTAATCGGAGAAGACGACGTCCTGAGGGTTAAAGGAGCTCTCCGCGCGGCCGTCGAGGTCCTCCATAAACCGTGGGTCGTTCGTGAGCGCGGCGACCGAGACGTGGCCGTCGATCCGACCGAGCTGTGAGGCCCGCGAGAGCTGGTACAGCAGCTTCGAGTAGGCGGGTTCGTCGTTGGGGTCGCGCTGGCGACCGACCAGGAGGTCGACCTCGTCCAGAATGATGATGACGGAGTCGAACTCCTCGCTCAACAGTGCGTACAGCCGGTTTAGCTTGCGGTCCGTCGAGACGCCGCTTTCGGGAACGCCGACCTCGACGCCGGCCGTCGTCGCGGTGTTCTCGACGAGGCGGTACACCGCCCGATCGTGGGACTTGATCGTCTGGCAGTTGATCTGGATGACGCCGAACCGATCCCCCTGGGCCTCCGCGAGCTCGACGACCTGCTCGCAGACGGCGTTGATGATCAGGGATTTCCCGGTCCCCGACGGACCGTACAACAGCATGTTCGGCGGACGGTTCCCCTGGAGCGCGGGCCGCAGGTAGGTGATGATGTCCTCGAGTTGCTGATCTCGGCCGACGATCCGGTCCTCGTCGATGACGGCGTCGGGGTCGAGCAGCCCACGATCCCTGAACACCGACTGCTGGACGCCATCCTGCAGCCGCCCCTTGATCGATTCCGAAAGGGAGCGATCGTCGCCGTCGGTCATACCCTGTCACTCGCACTGACTTCATAAATACGTGACGAGTACCGCGTGCGAGAGCAACACCTTCGATATTGCCGTGGAGAGCTATCGTACGGTGAGTTGGGAACGCGAAGCCGAAAACCGTGGGCGAAGTCAAAACCGGTCACCGCGACCGACAGGACGGTCGAACCCATCCCGTTCCGGCGCCGCGAGAGGGACCGTCCCGGTCACCGCGATCAGACCGCCGTGATCGGCGAAATCGGAGTCCCCGTGTGCGAAGTGATTCTCGCTCCCGTCCACGAGCGGGAGGACCCCCGCAGTGTAACCCCCTCCCCCCGTGTGCGAAATGAAATCCGCAACCGAACGGGGGTGGGGGAGGGGTGGGGTGACGCTTGGAAACCCGTTCTCGGACGAGGACGCGACGAAACTGAACGCATGGGGCGTCCTCATACAACTGAAGTCCGGAGGCGACCACGGACTCCTCTAGAAGCGATGGTTTTATCAAGTGTTTCTAGAAACAGTAACCGTACTGGGTTCGGGACGAGTCGAAAGAACGAGGACGTTCGGAGACCGTCCCGGAAAGCCGCCAGATCCCAAATATTTCACACCGTCTCTATCCGGGCTCCCGTCCGCGCCAGCGAGTTGAACCATCGGGTGCCGTCCTGCTGGGCGAGTCAGCTCTCCGCTCGAAAACGGACGGGCGTCGGTTCCGGCACGCAGCTCCCACTGGTCTCTCGACAGACAGTGATCCGGACACCGATCCGACCCCCCACCCCCTCTCGTCCGGATTTCATTTCGCACACGGGGGGAGGGGGCTCCCAGTAACGGAACCGACGTTCGTCGTTCCGCGGTCGCTTCGCAAACGTGGGCGAACTTCGCAAACGAGGACGAACGCGAGAGCTCCTCGAATCGACGGCCAAACTCGATCGGAGCGTTCGGACGCCTCCTGTCGAGCTACTCGTGGGTTCGTCGCGTCTTCGCTATTGGTCCGACACCGCGTCGCCCGAGGCGATAACGATCCTGTCGTCGATGTTCTCGATCCGATCGAGCGGGAGCCGAAACCGACCGTCAGCGTCGGTTTCGGTACGCTTGGGCAGTCGATCCTCCGGCTGAACGACCAGTTCGTTGATTCGTCCGGAGTCGAGGGTCATCGTGATGTTCTCGACCGTTCCGTAGTCGGTGCCGTCGACACCGACGATCGACTTCCCCTGTAGCTGTCGTGCCAAACAGGTTGCCATACCCGTCGTTTCGCGGACGCCTACTAAACACCGTGGGATCCGTCACAGTTTTCGAGAGCGACCACTCGCGCCATCGACTTCGGCTGTGGCCTCTCGATTCGAGGACTCGCGGCGCCGATTCGACGGCGACGCGACTACCGGGGAGATCGAAAGGAAGGAAGGCCCCCGACTAATCGTCGGGGGGCACCACTGAACCACGATTGCGAACCAGCAACGGAATGTCGCCCGAACGGGAGACACCTGGGATGCGCTGCTGGTCATGAGATACTTGCTCCGCGTACAAAAGTACCTCTCGATTCGCGTCGTGGTCTCGCCGCTCCCGGATCGAGCGACGACACCCTCGAGGCACGCCAATCAGGCCGTTTTGCACCCTGCATTATCGATTCCCAGAGTAATCGAGGTGGATGCCACGGGGCTTGACCCCGAGGCAGTTGACGCGTCAGCGGAGGGGAAGCCCACGACTTCAGTCCTGGGAGGACGTCACGCTGCGGAACCGATTCGCCCACTGGCTCGTTCGCACCACCGTACCGACCGAACCGGTTCGCCTGAACGGGGATCCAGTTCATCCGGTATAACTGTGGGGGATCGTGTGGCCACTCGCCAGTCCTGCCTTCCCTTACAGGGGGGTCGCGCCCGTAATTCCGAGTATGGCACCGACCACCACGAGACGGCGACTGCTCGCCGGACTGGCGACCGCTGGAACGGCGGCGCTTGCGGGCTGTACCGGCTCGACGCCGTTCGTCGGCCGACGTCTCGCCGACAGCGAGACGATCGATCCCGAGGACGCCGCGGCGGTCACGATCGCCGGCTCGGTCGGCGATCTGACGGTCACCGGCGACGACCGCGAGGCGATCGGACTGGAGATCGAGAAACAGTCGAGTTCGGTTCGGACCGACCTCGAGGCGCTCGAACTCGAGTCGGATCGTGACGGTGACGTCCTCGAGTTACGGGCGACTTACGACGGTGAGACGGGCTGGTTCGAGAGCGAGCCCGCGATGGACCTCGACGTCGTGCTCCCGGACGGGCTGTCGGTCGAGCGACTCGTTACGGGAACCGGACAGGTGACCATCACCGACGTCACCGGAGATCTCGAAGCTCGCTCGAGTACGGGCAGCGTCGAGATCAGCGACGTCGACGGGACGGTCACGGCCGAGACGAGCACGGGCGGGATCGAGATCGAGGACGTCGCGGCCGTCGGCGACGTGACTGCGAGCACGGGCAGTATCGAGGCCGCAGTGCCCGCAATCGACGGCGACACGGTGCTCTCGGCGAGCACCGGGAGCGTCGAGGCGGCCCTCTCGCCGACGATCGACGCCGACCTCGAGGCCCGAACCAGTACCGGAAGCCTCGAGATCGACGCCGACGGGCTGGAACTCACGGAGTACCGCCGCGAGGACGATCGCGTCAGCGCCGTCCTCGGGGAGGGCGGGCCGCGCCTCCGGATCGAGACGAGCACCGGCGGGGTCGAAATTTCGGCGCTCGAGGAGTGACGGGACCCGGGACACGTGGGCCCAAGGAGCGACGGAACTCGGGACGCGTGGCCCGAAGAACAACGGAACGCCCGCTCGGTCCGTGATCGTGTCCCGCAGTCGAGTCCTCGATCGGACGGACACGCCTCCCAGGATACCCTACAGCGTTCTCGACCACTCTTGGTCCAATCGCGCGCGAAGAAATCACGATATCGGCTCTCTCCGCCTCGGTCTCTCCCGTTCACTCGACGCTGTTCTCTCCGTTCGCCCTCGATCACTCGCCGCCTTTTGTTCGTCGGCGAAAGCCGTTCGTGGACGCTTACTACCCCTCTCGGGGGTCGAGCAGGCTGACGGCGACGACTGCGGAGAGGCGTCCGAGGAGGT
This genomic window from Natronococcus occultus SP4 contains:
- a CDS encoding ABC transporter permease, which translates into the protein MSEPDQESNAEPSPIATRASRWWGLFTLALGVVRTQTTTARGRTLATVLVVALTVANLLLVTGVALALADDDGPGVDADARIVADDGGVHGSVAGAGEPRLGESRERAARLADRDGVDHASPVLEEPIRTERDGDITYLAAVGVDTDHGSGPESATVADLPLETLADTPADAPVVLSQPAADELDVEPGDQLALGGVESQSATVVAVEDGPEDDEPVALVELGVLQSVSGADADGLADAVLVWGDGAAIEAGADAAFPGAVLEGQGVPDVDALFGDGLALATSALALAVSLGLCSLLVATTAGMRVEADRRTLATLGAVGFSTGSRLLVVATTTLATAVVGALLGVVLGVAAIGVANALATATIAPSAIAALHPLLVPYALAVAVASTLVALPYPLALAARTDVLAEVGR
- a CDS encoding CatB-related O-acetyltransferase, giving the protein MSLDSLVERSASLVGYPPVTRELLNRYVESVDLNVAPSARISIGCLLRRQVEIGPHARLSRGCILDGDVTIGRRTNLEPDCDLVGEVELGNYCAIARESTFQQTNHRIDRPSLQIRFYEEVLDGELPPTAEGPITVGSDVWIGTGATILSGVTIGDGAVVGAGAVVTRDVDPYAIVGGVPAERIGWRFPPEVRSRLLDLEWWEWSEQRIREHRAFFERTLEDAADVPLARSPIPTD
- a CDS encoding polysaccharide deacetylase family protein, translating into MDRRTYLVTATGAVVALAGCSEMGGPGETDDENGDDGAANGDDDHEETETEEEDEEEEDADHGDLVGTYDDFEDLDPWDAFQDIGSIEADTEQYYEGSQSAHLLPDSEDGQVRVRRETDEPIDIRDVAPGVAMTASDSGMVLIQLQDENGDYVEYSQQVMDNMPLARHNFGLTRVRGDPNLEEIIVLQIIRWFGEPDDEDEDGDGEEMWVDDFHFVPKPDTPKVMLQFHGGYETHYEEAMPRVAQYDLPATTFVPPDRLRADAAVEGDRLTESQVEELAAEGWTIGCQTANGSQVDSIDEVGAEDVIVEPAEWLEDEGYADDGRFFAFPGSQYTEESYELVQENYDLAFAGQTQSQGYAGNPHLCSVVSNPSGDEGGDLVEWTAEMGGITSIGFYQLEESEAIEGLESTLEALEEYSGEIDVITPGEMADDYVY
- a CDS encoding MFS transporter produces the protein MSRLDSIRRELAGLWAGGTGKTLLAIALGWGLLNGTRMIYPVLLPYFSAEFDLTLSTAGLLVTLIWLGYAIGQVPGGILADRHGERSVLVASVSMVVVGVTVVLFAPNAAVLFGATALVGLGHSQYPIARITALSELYPDRIGRVLGVTMASGDVGQTVLPPIASVLAVAVAWRLGLGFVLPLLCVTAVVIWLTLPAPDPEDGDASSENLRYVIRELRSPVLAIMGVILFLFIFVWQTFSAFYPTYLVEQKGLSSTVAGVLFGLFFAVGVVVKPIAGMAYDRVGLRGSLPLILLGSVVGLALLPFVDGFVGLVGVTVLASTMLGSGAITQSYLAEIIPAEIQGTGLGVIRSSASVLGASGPVVFGVIAERGYFDAGYLLLALIVGAGTLLTLRMPRE
- a CDS encoding orc1/cdc6 family replication initiation protein; this encodes MTDGDDRSLSESIKGRLQDGVQQSVFRDRGLLDPDAVIDEDRIVGRDQQLEDIITYLRPALQGNRPPNMLLYGPSGTGKSLIINAVCEQVVELAEAQGDRFGVIQINCQTIKSHDRAVYRLVENTATTAGVEVGVPESGVSTDRKLNRLYALLSEEFDSVIIILDEVDLLVGRQRDPNDEPAYSKLLYQLSRASQLGRIDGHVSVAALTNDPRFMEDLDGRAESSFNPQDVVFSDYDANQLQAILDRRRDAYQDGVLEAGIIPLSAAFAAQDHGDARKAIDLFRKAGEIANRRGEERVREDHVRDAQQEAERDRTLTQMQGLSTQKKLSLYATAIVPVYAERNLNAIPSTVAYRVYQYLTERLETDKKSRDSYLRYMTEAETYNFITSEKRGRGYGSGVHKEYTFVDDPAVVAETLRTDFRLEEINGEDELLRSVVNAQIAEFFDGD
- a CDS encoding PRC-barrel domain-containing protein, with amino-acid sequence MATCLARQLQGKSIVGVDGTDYGTVENITMTLDSGRINELVVQPEDRLPKRTETDADGRFRLPLDRIENIDDRIVIASGDAVSDQ
- a CDS encoding DUF4097 family beta strand repeat-containing protein; translated protein: MAPTTTRRRLLAGLATAGTAALAGCTGSTPFVGRRLADSETIDPEDAAAVTIAGSVGDLTVTGDDREAIGLEIEKQSSSVRTDLEALELESDRDGDVLELRATYDGETGWFESEPAMDLDVVLPDGLSVERLVTGTGQVTITDVTGDLEARSSTGSVEISDVDGTVTAETSTGGIEIEDVAAVGDVTASTGSIEAAVPAIDGDTVLSASTGSVEAALSPTIDADLEARTSTGSLEIDADGLELTEYRREDDRVSAVLGEGGPRLRIETSTGGVEISALEE